In Pseudomonas rhizosphaerae, one DNA window encodes the following:
- the birA gene encoding bifunctional biotin--[acetyl-CoA-carboxylase] ligase/biotin operon repressor BirA yields MSPLLDLLKDGYFHSGEALGQVLGVSRSAVWKQLQQLQADLGIEVYKVRGKGYRLADPLSPLSAKTLSASAPLGWEVSVMQSVDSTNAQALRAIAEGARMPLLVLAERQTAGRGRRGRPWVSPYAQNLYYSLALRIEGGMARLEGLSLVVGLAVVRALHAQGVSEARLKWPNDILVGDKKLAGILLELVGDPSDVCHVVMGIGINVNMRLNVDVDQPWTSVRLQRMSVVDRNELVYELNAQLQSHLERHALSGFVQLREEWESLHAWQGKTVILSAGLKAIEGKVLGIDGQGGLRLCVEGREQVFNGGELSLRLAGGSRPAAASDTSED; encoded by the coding sequence ATGTCCCCATTGCTGGATTTGCTCAAAGACGGTTACTTCCATTCGGGCGAAGCGTTGGGCCAGGTTCTTGGCGTTAGCCGTAGCGCTGTGTGGAAGCAGCTTCAGCAGTTGCAGGCCGATCTAGGTATCGAAGTGTATAAGGTGCGGGGCAAGGGCTATCGCCTTGCTGACCCTCTATCGCCTCTGAGCGCAAAGACCCTTTCAGCAAGCGCCCCGCTCGGTTGGGAGGTCAGCGTGATGCAGAGCGTCGATTCGACCAATGCGCAGGCACTGCGAGCTATCGCCGAGGGGGCTCGGATGCCGTTATTGGTGCTGGCAGAGCGGCAGACTGCAGGTAGAGGCCGTCGGGGTCGGCCGTGGGTGAGTCCTTACGCGCAAAATCTCTACTACAGCCTGGCACTGCGCATAGAAGGCGGTATGGCCCGCCTGGAAGGGTTGAGTCTTGTGGTAGGGCTTGCCGTAGTTCGTGCGCTGCACGCGCAAGGCGTGAGCGAGGCCCGGCTCAAGTGGCCTAACGATATCCTGGTTGGAGATAAAAAGCTGGCAGGGATACTGCTGGAGCTCGTCGGCGATCCCAGCGATGTGTGCCACGTGGTAATGGGGATTGGTATCAATGTGAACATGAGGCTCAATGTGGACGTGGATCAGCCTTGGACGTCCGTACGTCTGCAGCGGATGAGCGTGGTCGACCGCAATGAGCTGGTCTACGAGCTCAACGCCCAGTTGCAGAGCCATCTGGAGCGTCATGCGCTGTCGGGCTTCGTGCAGTTGCGGGAAGAGTGGGAGAGCCTGCATGCTTGGCAAGGCAAGACTGTGATCCTCAGTGCCGGGCTGAAAGCCATTGAAGGCAAAGTGCTGGGGATAGATGGCCAGGGTGGCCTGAGGCTCTGTGTAGAGGGCAGGGAGCAGGTATTCAATGGGGGTGAGCTAAGTCTGCGTCTTGCAGGAGGCAGTCGGCCTGCCGCAGCTTCTGACACTAGTGAGGATTGA
- the secE gene encoding preprotein translocase subunit SecE: MTPKAEAPESRFDLLKWLVVVALVVVGVVGNQYYSASPILYRVLALLAIAAVAAYVALQTAKGKSFFVLAKEARTEIRKVVWPTRQETTQTTLIVVAVVLVMALLLWGLDSLLGWLVSLIVG; encoded by the coding sequence ATGACTCCCAAGGCTGAAGCCCCAGAATCTCGTTTCGATCTGCTGAAGTGGCTCGTTGTTGTCGCTTTGGTGGTGGTTGGCGTGGTTGGTAATCAGTACTACTCCGCGTCGCCGATCCTGTACCGGGTGCTTGCACTGCTCGCCATTGCCGCTGTAGCCGCCTATGTGGCGTTGCAGACTGCCAAAGGCAAGTCGTTCTTCGTCCTGGCTAAGGAAGCGCGCACCGAAATACGTAAAGTCGTTTGGCCGACTCGCCAAGAGACCACGCAGACCACGCTGATTGTAGTGGCGGTCGTCCTGGTCATGGCGTTGCTGTTGTGGGGGCTCGATTCCCTGCTCGGCTGGCTTGTTTCCTTGATTGTTGGCTAA
- the nusG gene encoding transcription termination/antitermination protein NusG, whose protein sequence is MAKRWYVVHAYSGYEKHVMRSLVERVKLAGMEDGFGEILVPTEEVVEMRNGQKRKSERKFFPGYVLVQMDMNEGTWHLVKDTPRVMGFIGGTADKPAPITDKEAEAILRRVADGSDKPKPKTLFEPGEVVRVTDGPFADFNGTVEEVNYEKSRIQVAVLIFGRSTPVELEFSQVEKV, encoded by the coding sequence GTGGCTAAGCGTTGGTACGTTGTGCATGCTTACTCGGGTTACGAGAAGCATGTTATGCGCTCTTTGGTTGAGCGTGTAAAGCTGGCTGGCATGGAAGACGGTTTTGGCGAAATTCTCGTCCCCACTGAAGAAGTGGTCGAGATGCGAAATGGCCAAAAGCGTAAAAGTGAACGCAAGTTCTTTCCAGGCTATGTGCTGGTGCAAATGGACATGAACGAAGGCACTTGGCACTTGGTCAAGGACACGCCTCGCGTCATGGGTTTCATTGGTGGCACGGCAGACAAGCCGGCACCGATCACCGACAAGGAAGCTGAGGCTATCCTGCGTCGCGTTGCTGATGGTAGCGACAAGCCCAAGCCCAAGACGCTGTTCGAGCCAGGCGAAGTGGTTCGCGTCACCGATGGTCCTTTTGCGGATTTCAACGGTACGGTCGAAGAAGTCAATTACGAAAAGAGCCGGATCCAGGTCGCGGTGCTCATTTTCGGTCGCTCTACCCCGGTAGAGCTCGAGTTCAGTCAGGTCGAAAAAGTCTGA
- the rplK gene encoding 50S ribosomal protein L11, translating to MAKKITAYIKLQVKAGQANPSPPVGPALGQHGVNIMEFCKAFNARTQGQEAGLPTPVIITVYSDRSFTFETKSTPASVLLKKAAGLTSGSARPNTVKVGTVTRAQLEDIAKAKNADLTAADMEAAVRTIAGSARSMGLNVEGV from the coding sequence ATGGCTAAGAAAATCACGGCTTACATCAAGCTGCAAGTAAAGGCCGGCCAGGCCAACCCTAGCCCGCCCGTCGGCCCGGCTCTGGGTCAGCATGGCGTGAACATCATGGAATTCTGCAAGGCCTTCAACGCCCGTACCCAGGGTCAAGAAGCCGGCTTGCCGACTCCTGTAATCATCACTGTCTACAGTGACCGCAGCTTCACCTTCGAGACCAAAAGCACCCCTGCTTCGGTACTGCTGAAGAAAGCAGCTGGCCTGACCAGCGGCTCTGCTCGTCCGAATACCGTCAAAGTCGGTACCGTGACTCGCGCTCAGCTCGAAGATATCGCAAAAGCCAAGAATGCGGACCTGACTGCCGCTGACATGGAAGCAGCCGTGCGTACCATCGCCGGTTCTGCTCGCTCCATGGGCCTCAACGTGGAGGGTGTGTAA
- the rplA gene encoding 50S ribosomal protein L1 — MAKLTKRQKAIASKIEAGKLYNFEDAAALLTELSTVKFSESVDVAVNLGVDPRKSDQVVRSATVLPHGTGKTVRVAVFTQGPAAEAALAAGADRVGMDDLAAEMKGGDLNYDVVIASPDAMRVVGQLGQILGPRGLMPNPKVGTVTPDVANAVKNAKAGQVRYRTDKNGIIHTSVGKVGFDAVKLKENVEALIADLKRIKPASSKGIYVKRVTLSTTMGPGLVIDQGSLDA, encoded by the coding sequence ATGGCTAAGCTGACCAAGCGCCAAAAAGCTATTGCTTCCAAGATCGAAGCAGGCAAGTTGTACAACTTCGAAGACGCAGCTGCGCTGCTGACCGAACTGTCCACCGTCAAGTTCAGCGAATCCGTTGATGTGGCTGTGAACCTGGGCGTCGACCCACGTAAATCCGACCAGGTCGTCCGTAGCGCTACCGTGCTGCCACACGGCACTGGCAAGACCGTACGTGTTGCCGTGTTCACCCAGGGCCCGGCTGCCGAAGCCGCTCTGGCTGCCGGTGCGGACCGCGTTGGCATGGACGACCTGGCTGCCGAAATGAAAGGCGGCGACCTGAACTATGACGTCGTCATCGCATCGCCAGATGCCATGCGCGTTGTTGGTCAGTTGGGTCAGATCCTCGGCCCACGTGGCCTGATGCCCAACCCGAAAGTCGGCACCGTGACGCCAGACGTCGCCAACGCCGTCAAGAATGCCAAGGCTGGTCAGGTTCGTTATCGCACCGACAAGAACGGCATCATCCACACTTCCGTTGGCAAGGTCGGTTTCGACGCCGTCAAGCTGAAGGAAAACGTTGAAGCCCTGATCGCCGATCTGAAGCGTATCAAGCCTGCTTCCTCGAAAGGTATCTACGTCAAGCGCGTTACCCTGAGCACCACCATGGGCCCAGGTCTGGTCATCGACCAAGGCTCGCTGGACGCGTAA
- the rplJ gene encoding 50S ribosomal protein L10, translating into MAIKLEDKKAIVAEVNKAAQVALSAVVADARGVTVGAMTGLRKEAREAGVYVRVVRNTLLKRAVADTQYSVLNDVFTGPTLIAFSNEHPGAAARLFKEFAKGQDKFEIKAAAFEGNYLAANQIDVLASLPTRDEAISQLMSVIQGATSKLARTLAALRDQKEAAAA; encoded by the coding sequence GTGGCAATTAAACTTGAAGACAAGAAGGCCATCGTCGCTGAAGTCAACAAGGCTGCCCAAGTTGCTCTGTCCGCTGTCGTGGCTGATGCCCGTGGCGTAACAGTAGGCGCTATGACCGGACTCCGTAAAGAGGCTCGTGAAGCTGGCGTATACGTACGTGTCGTACGTAACACCCTGCTCAAGCGCGCCGTTGCAGACACTCAATACAGTGTTCTGAACGACGTGTTCACTGGCCCGACCTTGATCGCCTTCTCCAACGAACATCCAGGTGCTGCTGCCCGTTTGTTCAAGGAGTTCGCAAAAGGTCAGGACAAGTTCGAGATCAAGGCAGCTGCGTTCGAGGGTAACTACCTCGCAGCTAACCAAATCGACGTGCTGGCAAGCTTGCCGACCCGTGACGAAGCCATTTCCCAGCTGATGAGCGTGATTCAAGGCGCTACCAGCAAACTGGCTCGTACTCTGGCGGCCCTTCGCGACCAGAAAGAAGCTGCCGCAGCCTGA